Proteins co-encoded in one Ignavibacteria bacterium genomic window:
- a CDS encoding TonB-dependent receptor — MKFKYLLQMMILLSAVTVAQNLKGFVYELDQQNKKVPLVSANLFWKDTKIGTVTDLNGFFSVKKPVGKTAFLVVSYTGYVADTIEVSSTKDSIEIVLTLNAQLKEVLISAERSSRFLDDLEPAQVEIITGKELLKAACCNLGESFTTNASVDVQYQDAVSGARQIQLLGLAGAYTQMLFENIPSMNGIGNSFGLGFVPGPWISQISVSKGSASVVNGYESITGQINVGYKSATDAERYYFNAFQSSHYKTDINANAAIELSDHVSTIFLAHSNFVSKMVDDNFDSFTDDPKTMQYNVMNRWKIHTDFGLESQFGIHYLSEKRTGGQMLPMLSGKQYKIDIDSRHFDFYSKTGYVFTAEPYISLGLMLDAHSHDQNTMFGERKYDAAQKIFFSKLIFEMRSIDNIHSVITGLSYTHDEINESLNASSSTKKESVPGVFLEYNYSPDNLLSIVPGVRVDFHNLFGTLVTPRIHIKYSLDENTSIRASAGKGYRAVNIYSNNMSYLASSRNFVLNNTNSYEEAYNYGLNFTRYFMLSGRELRLTLDYYRTDFIKQVVTDIDTDPSSILFYDLNGSSFSNSYQVELAYELLPRLDISTAYRYTDVRTTYNGTLNIVPLHSRYKVLTTVSYSTPERGWVFDASFLVNGPGRIPSTSTNPAQYQRPETFDAFVNINAQISKKFDIFELYVGAENLTDFKQANPVIASDDPFGKYFDASMVWGPVSGRKFYAGIRLSVF, encoded by the coding sequence TTGAAATTTAAATATTTATTACAGATGATGATTCTGCTAAGCGCGGTTACCGTCGCACAGAATCTAAAAGGTTTTGTTTACGAACTCGATCAACAAAACAAAAAAGTCCCTCTTGTTTCAGCCAATCTGTTTTGGAAGGATACCAAAATCGGAACGGTCACCGACCTCAATGGGTTTTTCTCGGTCAAGAAACCGGTGGGCAAAACTGCATTCCTGGTTGTAAGTTATACCGGATATGTAGCAGACACAATAGAGGTCTCAAGCACCAAGGATTCCATCGAGATCGTTCTCACTCTAAATGCCCAACTTAAGGAAGTTCTTATTTCTGCTGAAAGATCTTCACGCTTTTTGGATGATCTTGAACCCGCACAGGTCGAAATTATCACCGGAAAAGAGCTTCTAAAAGCTGCCTGCTGTAACCTTGGCGAAAGTTTTACCACCAATGCCTCGGTTGATGTTCAGTATCAGGATGCAGTGTCGGGTGCACGGCAGATCCAGTTACTCGGACTTGCAGGTGCGTATACCCAAATGCTCTTCGAAAATATCCCATCGATGAATGGTATCGGAAATTCATTCGGACTTGGTTTCGTACCCGGACCCTGGATATCACAAATCAGCGTTTCTAAAGGGTCCGCTTCGGTTGTGAATGGATATGAATCGATCACAGGACAGATAAATGTCGGATATAAAAGTGCAACTGACGCCGAGAGGTACTACTTCAACGCTTTCCAAAGTTCACATTACAAAACAGACATAAATGCAAATGCTGCAATTGAACTTAGTGATCATGTCAGCACAATATTCCTGGCTCATTCAAACTTTGTATCGAAAATGGTGGATGACAATTTTGATTCATTCACAGATGACCCAAAAACCATGCAATACAATGTTATGAACAGATGGAAAATTCATACCGATTTTGGTTTGGAATCCCAGTTTGGTATTCACTATCTTTCTGAAAAGCGGACGGGCGGACAAATGCTTCCGATGCTCTCGGGAAAGCAGTATAAAATTGACATTGACTCGAGACACTTCGATTTCTACTCTAAAACAGGTTATGTTTTCACCGCGGAGCCATACATCAGTCTCGGTTTGATGCTTGATGCACATTCCCACGACCAAAACACCATGTTCGGAGAGAGAAAATATGATGCAGCGCAAAAAATCTTTTTCTCGAAACTGATTTTTGAAATGCGTTCGATCGACAATATTCATTCTGTAATAACCGGACTGAGCTATACCCATGATGAGATTAATGAGTCGCTTAACGCATCAAGTTCAACGAAGAAAGAATCAGTCCCGGGTGTATTCCTTGAGTACAACTACTCCCCTGACAATCTTCTTTCCATAGTTCCCGGCGTTAGAGTTGATTTTCACAATCTTTTTGGTACACTTGTTACACCCAGAATTCATATTAAGTACAGTCTTGACGAAAACACATCAATTCGTGCCTCTGCAGGAAAAGGTTACAGAGCGGTAAACATCTACTCAAATAATATGAGTTATCTTGCCAGTTCAAGAAATTTTGTACTTAATAACACCAACTCATACGAAGAAGCTTACAACTACGGACTGAATTTCACCCGTTACTTTATGCTTTCAGGAAGAGAGTTGAGGTTGACTCTTGATTACTACAGAACCGACTTCATCAAACAGGTTGTTACAGACATCGATACCGATCCCTCCAGCATTTTGTTTTATGATTTGAACGGTTCTTCATTCTCAAACAGCTATCAGGTTGAACTCGCTTATGAACTGCTCCCCCGCCTTGATATATCGACGGCTTACAGGTACACCGATGTGAGAACCACCTATAACGGTACTCTTAATATTGTCCCTCTGCACAGCAGATATAAAGTGCTGACCACTGTCTCATATTCTACACCCGAGCGTGGATGGGTTTTTGATGCCAGTTTTCTGGTTAACGGACCGGGAAGAATCCCTTCAACTTCCACCAACCCCGCACAGTATCAAAGACCTGAAACCTTCGATGCATTTGTGAATATCAATGCACAAATCAGCAAAAAGTTTGATATCTTCGAACTTTATGTTGGTGCTGAAAATTTAACAGACTTTAAACAGGCAAATCCTGTAATAGCTTCAGATGATCCGTTCGGAAAATATTTCGACGCTTCAATGGTCTGGGGTCCTGTTTCAGGAAGAAAATTTTATGCCGGTATCCGGTTAAGTGTATTTTAA